One segment of Nostoc piscinale CENA21 DNA contains the following:
- a CDS encoding glycosyltransferase family 4 protein, which translates to MRIALFTETFLPKVDGIVTRLRHTVDHLQRHGNQVLVIAPEGGITEHKGAKVYGVSGFPLPLYPELKMALPRPAIGYALEEFQPDVIHVVNPAVLGLSGIFYSKVLKIPLVASYHTHLPQYLQHYGLGMLEGLLWELLKGAHNQALLNLCTSTAMMKELSSHGIERVDLWQRGVDTELFHPDLASLEMRSHLSQNNPESPLLLYVGRLSAEKEIERIKPILEAIPQARLALVGDGPHRQALEKHFTGTNTHFVGYLMGRELGSAFASADAFIFPSRTETLGLVLLEAMAAGCPVVAARSGGIPDIVTDGVNGYLFDPKADIQDAISATIRLLENQQERDIIRQNARKEAEKWGWAAATRQLQDYYQKIVSVKQPTAAV; encoded by the coding sequence ATGAGAATAGCCCTATTCACCGAAACCTTTTTGCCGAAAGTAGATGGCATAGTCACACGTCTACGCCATACAGTTGACCATCTACAGCGTCATGGAAATCAAGTTTTAGTGATTGCCCCAGAGGGTGGAATCACGGAACATAAAGGAGCGAAAGTTTACGGCGTTAGTGGCTTTCCCTTGCCTCTGTATCCAGAGTTAAAAATGGCACTACCCCGCCCAGCCATTGGTTATGCTTTAGAAGAATTCCAGCCAGATGTGATTCACGTTGTAAACCCTGCGGTTCTAGGATTATCAGGCATTTTTTATAGCAAAGTTTTGAAAATTCCCTTAGTAGCTTCTTACCATACCCACTTACCGCAATATCTCCAGCATTACGGTTTAGGAATGTTAGAGGGATTATTATGGGAGTTGCTTAAAGGCGCACATAATCAAGCATTGTTAAATCTTTGTACTTCTACAGCCATGATGAAGGAATTATCATCACACGGCATTGAAAGAGTAGACTTGTGGCAAAGGGGCGTAGATACAGAATTATTTCATCCTGATTTAGCCAGTTTAGAGATGCGATCGCATCTTTCTCAAAACAATCCTGAAAGTCCCTTATTACTTTATGTTGGGCGCTTATCTGCCGAAAAAGAAATTGAACGCATTAAACCAATTTTAGAAGCAATTCCCCAAGCACGATTAGCCTTAGTTGGTGATGGCCCCCATCGCCAAGCCCTAGAAAAACACTTTACTGGAACAAACACACATTTTGTTGGCTATCTCATGGGACGGGAGTTAGGTTCTGCCTTTGCGAGTGCTGATGCTTTTATCTTTCCTTCCCGTACAGAAACTTTGGGGTTAGTCTTATTAGAAGCAATGGCCGCTGGTTGTCCGGTGGTTGCTGCTCGTTCTGGCGGCATCCCTGATATAGTTACAGATGGTGTGAATGGATATCTTTTTGACCCCAAAGCAGATATTCAAGATGCGATTTCTGCTACAATCCGCCTCTTGGAAAATCAACAAGAACGAGATATCATTCGTCAAAATGCTCGTAAAGAAGCAGAAAAATGGGGATGGGCAGCGGCCACACGCCAGCTGCAAGATTACTATCAAAAAATAGTCTCAGTAAAACAGCCAACAGCAGCAGTTTAA
- a CDS encoding AbrB/MazE/SpoVT family DNA-binding domain-containing protein: MVTQKISIWGNSLGIRLPQTIIQQMGLKQGDLVAISTEGNKIILSPAKPKYTLDQLLQDITPDRQHDEVDWGHFRC; this comes from the coding sequence ATGGTCACCCAAAAAATCAGCATCTGGGGTAACTCTCTGGGAATCAGACTCCCGCAAACAATTATTCAACAGATGGGATTAAAACAAGGAGACTTAGTTGCCATTTCCACCGAGGGAAATAAAATCATTCTCTCTCCAGCAAAACCCAAGTACACTCTTGATCAACTGCTGCAAGATATCACTCCAGACAGGCAGCACGATGAAGTAGATTGGGGACATTTTAGATGTTGA
- a CDS encoding NAD-dependent epimerase/dehydratase family protein, which yields MKVLVIGGDGYCGWATALYLSNRGYEVGILDSLVRRHWDNELGIATLTPIAPIQQRIQRWQDLTGKSIDLFVGDITNYEFLQKTLHQFEPNAIVHFGEQRSAPFSMIDREHAVLTQVNNVVGTLNLLYAMREDFPDCHLVKLGTMGEYGTPNIDIEEGYITIEHNGRKDTLPYPKQPGSMYHLSKVHDSHNIHFACRIWGLRATDLNQGVVYGVLTEETGMDELLINRLDYDGVFGTALNRFCIQAAIGHPLTVYGKGGQTRGFLDIRDTVRCMELAIANPAEPGEFRVFNQFTELFSVGDLALMVKKAGNALGLNVDINNIDNPRVEKEEHYFNAKNTKLLDLGLQPHYLSDSLLDSLLNFAVKYQQRVDKKQILPKVSWHRN from the coding sequence ATGAAAGTCCTGGTTATTGGTGGCGATGGGTATTGCGGTTGGGCAACCGCACTTTACCTCTCCAATCGAGGTTACGAAGTTGGAATTTTAGATAGTTTGGTGCGTCGGCACTGGGATAACGAACTTGGTATCGCAACTCTAACGCCGATCGCACCGATTCAGCAACGTATCCAGCGCTGGCAAGATTTGACCGGCAAATCTATCGACCTATTCGTAGGCGATATTACTAATTACGAATTTCTGCAAAAAACTTTACATCAATTTGAACCAAATGCGATCGTGCATTTTGGCGAACAGCGTTCCGCGCCATTCTCCATGATTGACCGCGAACATGCAGTTCTCACCCAAGTCAATAACGTAGTTGGCACACTCAACTTGCTGTATGCCATGCGCGAAGACTTCCCCGACTGCCACTTAGTCAAGTTGGGAACAATGGGTGAATATGGTACACCCAACATCGATATTGAAGAAGGGTATATCACCATTGAACACAATGGGCGCAAGGATACCTTACCTTATCCCAAGCAACCTGGCTCAATGTACCACTTAAGTAAAGTGCATGATAGCCACAATATCCACTTTGCTTGTCGGATTTGGGGATTGCGTGCAACAGACTTAAATCAAGGCGTTGTGTATGGAGTCTTAACCGAAGAAACGGGAATGGACGAACTGTTGATTAATCGCCTAGATTACGATGGTGTATTTGGGACAGCGTTGAACCGCTTTTGTATTCAAGCTGCCATTGGTCATCCTTTAACGGTATATGGTAAAGGTGGACAAACTCGCGGATTCTTAGATATTCGTGATACAGTCCGCTGTATGGAATTAGCGATCGCTAATCCTGCTGAACCTGGAGAATTCCGCGTCTTCAACCAATTTACCGAACTATTTAGTGTGGGTGACTTGGCGTTGATGGTGAAAAAAGCAGGTAACGCTTTGGGATTAAATGTTGACATCAACAACATAGATAACCCCAGAGTTGAAAAAGAAGAACATTACTTCAACGCCAAAAATACCAAACTGCTTGACCTCGGCTTACAACCTCACTACCTCTCAGACTCGTTACTTGATTCGCTGTTAAATTTTGCAGTTAAGTATCAGCAACGAGTTGATAAAAAACAAATTTTGCCGAAAGTTTCTTGGCATAGAAATTAG